One Solanum lycopersicum chromosome 2, SLM_r2.1 genomic region harbors:
- the LOC138341970 gene encoding uncharacterized protein, translating into MVGEDLQEFLDGVYKVLSSMGVTSMEKAELPLYQLRDVAQVWYTKWKDNRTVELGPIQWEEFKEAFLGKYFPHERREVKEEEYINLKHARYAPTPVSNLRDELSYFVMGVTDLAREECRTTMLHDDMTLARHMKGSQTQEEPRNEKVKFEKEGGSQNGKPTSVTCGKRHYGECLKGTRSCFGCGKEGHKVRECPTISSRGREGKQVVPYVPTDDAPNKWLSYALRAKGSKSDEDEE; encoded by the exons ATGGTGGGAGAGGATCTCCAGGAGTTCCTAGATGGggtgtacaaggtgttgagttCCATGGGAGTGACTTCTATGGAGAAGGCGGAGCTACCTTTGtatcaattgagggatgttgctcaagtgtggtacactaAATGGAAGGACAATAGGACAGTGGAGTTGGGTCCTATTCaatgggaagaatttaaggaagcttTTCTTGGGAAGTACTTTCCCCATGAGAGAAGGGAAGTTAAGGAAGAGGAGTACATCAATCTAAAGCATG CTAGATATGCCCCAACCCCTGTGTCAAATCTGAGGGATGAGCTGAGTTATTTTGTGATGGGTGTCACCGATCTAGCGAGGGAGGaatgtcgtacgaccatgctacatgatgatatgaccctagctagACATATG AAGGGGTctcaaactcaagaagaaccTAGGAATGAAAAGgtgaaatttgagaaagaaggtggttctcaaaatggaAAACCTACAAGTGTCACCTGTGGAAAGAGGCACTATGGGGAATGCCTAAAGGGTACCCGGagttgctttggttgtggtaaagaAGGACACAAGGTGAGAGAATGTCCTACCATTtcttctagaggaagagagggtaAACAAGTTGTTCCTTATGTTCCAACGGATGATGCTCCAAATAAGTGGCTTTCCTATGCACTCCGGGCTAAAGGATCAAAATCGGATGAGGATGAGGAATGA